ccgccgccgccctgtTGGCCAATGGTCACGACCTGGCCGCGGCCATGGCCGTGGACAAGAGCAACCCTACCTCAAAGCACAAAAGTGGTGCTGTGGCCAGCCTGCTGAGCAAGGCGGAGCGGGCCACAGAGCTGGCCGCCGAGGGACAGCTCACGCTGCAGCAGTTCGCACAGTCCACGGAGATGCTGAAGCGGGTGGTGCAGGAACACCTGCCGCTGATGAGCGAGGCGGGCGCCGGCCTGCCCGACATGGAGGCCGTGGCCGGTGCCGAAGCCCTCAACGGCCAGTCCGACTTCCCCTACCTGGGCGCCTTCCCCATCAACCCGGGCCTCTTCATCATGACCCCAGCCGGTGTGTTCCTGGCCGAGAGCGCTCTGCACATGGCCGGCCTGGCCGAGTACCCCATGCAGGGAGAGCTGGCGTCCGCCATCAGCTCAGGCAAGAAGAAGCGGAAACGCTGCGGCATGTGTGCGCCCTGCCGGCGGCGCATCAACTGCGAGCAGTGCAGCAGTTGTAGGAACCGAAAGACTGGCCATCAGATTTGCAAATTCAGAAAGTGTGAGGAACTCAAAAAGAAGCCTTCCGCTGCTCTGGAGGTAACAGCGCCGTAGAGGGAGGTGTGTGTGAGGGCGCTCCCATTTGTCTGGCAGTCCAAACCTAACCCCCCCGAGTCCTGGAGCCCACctttcctgcctgccaagtgtgGGGGATACCCAGCCAGTCCTAGGGCCTGGAGGAGGTCTGGCTGCAAGGTACCCGTTCCCTGCCCTAAAAGTCAGCCACATCCTGAGAGGCCAGCAAGCCATGGTTTGCAGGTAGGGGCCTGGCATTCCCAGTGAGGCAGGCCCTGGGACTCGGATGCCCCTCCTAGGGCCTGGGTCAGGTGTTTCCACATAGGTACCAAGTTTCTGTCTCGTAGACATGTCCGAAAGCGGTAACCTAAGACTGATTGTGTCCCTAGCCCCATCTGAAAGGTTCTTTCTGTCTGTGGACCCTGTGGCCTAGAGTAGCCCACAACTTGTCCCCCAGAGTCGTGTGTTCCCCTACCCTCCACACATATAACGCCAGGCAACCCAAAATAGAGGGGTTGCTGTGCTGGCTGCCCTgcctggaggtggggaggggcagcccGGCTCTCGTTCATAACTCTGAGGCTGGCATGACTGCAGGGCGCTCTCGACCCGCGTAGCCGagcctgtccctgtccccagatGTGGCAAACCAGCTGGGTTCAGAAGCCGCTTTGCAGTTTGCTGTCCCTGCCACTCGTGCCCACCACCCCTCTTGGAAGTAGGCTTGATTCCACAACGGTTGGGAAATGGGTGGTATCCTAGCCACGGCCTTGGGCCACCTTTCTGACCACCACCCCTCGTGTGTCTTGCTTACCTATCCACTCCGGTGTGGACCCCGCGTGTACGCCTGCCCCTCATCCTAGGCATCCTCGTCTGCTTACTGGACGCCAGATATCGCTCACCCTCCCCGTCACAGTTCCACACAGTCTAGCCCAGTGCAGGCCCACAGCAGTGCTCACACTCCCTGGACAGAACGCAGCCGTGGCCCTCACCTGGTGCTCTGGGCCAAGGGAAAGGGTCCGGAAGGAAGGCTCCTGGGTGCAGTGGCTCAGGAGGCCTCTGGGTGCTCTGGGCCCTTGGGTAGGTAGCCCAGCACAGGTCATGGCTCCTTCTTTGGCCGGCCTATCCTGGCCAGGATGAACAGGAACTCTTCGGGGTAACTGCCCGTTCGTTCTCCAGGCCCGTCCCTCCGCCACTGAGCCGGCCACGGGGAGCTTCTTGCACCAGGTCCACCGGGACCCTGACTGAACTTTCTCCTTGTTTTTGTCTCCCGCCCCGCCAGAAGGTGATGCTTCCGACGGGAGCCGCCTTCCGGTGGTTTCAGTGACGGCCGGGAACCCAAAGCTGCCCAAAGCTGCCCTCACCCTGCAATGTCACTGTTCGCGTGGTCTCCGGCAAGGGATTCGGGCGAAGACAAACGGATACACCCGTCTTTAGAACCAAAAATATTCTCTCACAGATCTCATtcctgtttttatatatatatattttttgttgtcattttaacATCTCCACGTCCctagtataaaaagaaaaaggaaaaaaaaaaatctaactgcTTTTTCAGGAGAAGAACAACAAAAGAGGTAAAGACGAATCTATAAAGTACCGAGAGTTCCTGGGCAAAGAATGGACAATCAGTCTCCTTCCTGTGTCACTGTCGATGTTGTCTGTGCGGGAGATGCCGTTTTGTGTAGAGAATGTAAATTTTCTGTAACCTTTTGCAATCTAGTTACTAATAAGCACTACTGTAATTTAGCACAGTTTTAACTCCACCCTCACCTTAAACTTCCTTTGATTCTTTCCAACCATGAAATAGTGCATAGTTTGCCTGGAGAATCCACTCACGTTCATAAAGAGAATGTTGATGGCACCGTGTAGAAGCCCCtctgtatccatccatccacacgaGCAGAGCTACAGGCCAGAGCCCACTGGGACTGGGAGGCCCTGGCCCAGGCCCGGCCAAGTGGCACCCGCCGCCCCCTGGCTGGGATCCCCCCCAACCCCAACAAGTGACGGATTTTGGAGATGAAAATTCCATTCGCTGATCCGCTGAGATCTGGGGAGCCCGCATCTCAATCCTGGCTACGTCCCCTAGAGAAAATAAGCCCTCCTTTTTCAGCCTTGCTCagagcagcagaaggaagggctGCTCTGTCTGCGTGGTCCCCTACCTACTGGTAGGGGTGGGTGCCCAGGGGGGCTCCCTGCCTGTGGCCAGCTCCCTGCTGAGGAAACATGCTGTTTGTATTGTTTTAGGAGACCAGGCTGTTTTGTGAATAAAACTGAATGCATGTTTGTGTCATGATACACTGCTGACTTCTTCTCTTGGGTTTTGGAGGGCTGGCTTGGGGCAGTGGCTGGGCTGAGGGTTGTGTGGGACTGTCTGGAGAGAAGGGTACCCTTGAGGGTAGCTAGAGTTGAGAGTCTTCTTGGAAAGGAGAAGCCTTTTGGACTCCCGGGGACCATCCCGGAAACAGCACGGAACCACGTCTATAGGAAAAGCCTGGTCTATCCCAGGCTTTGGAACCTAGACCACCAGGAGCGTCATCTACCTCGGATCATACTGCTCCCCCGCTCTTCAGGCCTGACCAGTGCCAGGCGTCCTGTGGTGTTGGGGTGGGCAGCCTCTCCGGGCCTTTTGCGTGGCGACCATCTCACACTCACCCAGCCACCCACACAATTCCTCTGGGAGTAGTTTTCTCCTGTGCCCTCGGTAAGCCCTGTCCTTGGACCCCCTTCCATTCCAGCCTGAGTGCAGCGCCTGCTCCAACCCCCAGCTGGTCTAGAACCTCAGAACAGCTGGTGTCTGGGGAAGTTTATTGCAAGGTCCCATCATCTAGCCAGGCCAGGGCAACCTTAACAGAAAGGTGGCCCTATGCATGCATGCCACTCTGCACACATCCTGGAGGCCAACCTGAAGGATGATGCCTACCACTGGAGGagcattctccccccccccctcctcagcTGCTCTGAGCCTGGCAGAGATGGAAGCTAGACTTGTAGAAGGACTTCCTGACAAGGTTTCAGGTGGGTGAGGACTTGGAGAACAAAGGAAGGTGGGGCTTTCTGAAGCCGAGTGGGTGGTGAGGTGGGGGAGATGGGCTGCCTCTGCTATTGTTCCCggaaggggaaggcagggaggaggtaTCCTgacccccagcccttcccctgtGTCAAGGGCTCCCTTGGAGCACCAGGGCCTCTGCAGCCTGGCCTGGCACAGCAGGGGTGGGCAGGGGCGGGGGAGGTAGCTTTCAACTCCATCTCTGCCTGGGAAAATTCCCTTTCATGTGGCTGCCTGTGATCTCTCCAGGCGGCCCTGCCAAAGGGGGGTGTCCAGCAGGGAGCAGGGGGAGGTGTTGCAGCTGGGGGCACCCTCACTCCAGCACGAGGCAAATTGCAGCACCTCCAGAAACTCAAGGGGGGAAGGGAGGCCTGAGGAGGGTGTGGGGGACGCCGGCCAGCAGGGGGCACTGGACTAGAGGCTGTCGCTGGCACATGCAGGCTGCAGATGGCCTAGGCCGGCCCTCTGGCACACCTCCAGGTGTTGGGGTGGGTGGGTCCAGTGCCAGCCTTCATGGGAGGGGATGTTGTGAGTCAGCTGGCCTGGACCCACCCCATCGTGCAGAAACACCCAAAGTTCAAAGCCCCCTCGCTTCCAGTTTCTGCCTCTTAATGGACCTACCCAAGGGCACCCAGCCCCGGTGAAAGCCAGCCCCGGTGTCTGTCTCCGGCCGAAGCAAAGGGAGGGGACCACTGCAGGGTCAGACCTTGCCCTGGAAAGTGATTTCACCAGAAAATGGCCCAAGGAGGAACCACCGTCATGAAGGCAGGGCCTGGTGCACAGGAAGTGCTGGTCAGTCAGTGGCAActccaattttaaaattattcacggggctgaagagatggctcagtgattagagTGCTTGTTGCCTTTGCAAAGGACTGGAGTTCCGTTCCCAGTATgtatggctcacaaccacctgtaactctggctctggagggtccaacaccctcttccggcctcctcaggcaccagtacataaacacacacacacacacacacacacacacacacaagtaagaaAACTATTCGGGCCAGCTGtgctggtacacacctgtaaccccagctgtggggaggcagagacaggaacacagcctgggctacggaggtCCTGTCTGAAAAGACCGGagcacagcctgggctatggaggcCCTGTCTGAAAAGACCTAAACAAGCTGATACGGTGATGGCATGCCCCCGAGCCCAGCACTAAGGGGATGGAATCGGGAGATAAGGAGACCCTTagttatatagtgagtttgaagtcatcctG
The genomic region above belongs to Peromyscus leucopus breed LL Stock chromosome 19, UCI_PerLeu_2.1, whole genome shotgun sequence and contains:
- the Cxxc5 gene encoding CXXC-type zinc finger protein 5 isoform X1, whose translation is MSSLGGGSQDTGGGGGGGGGGSSSSSSSSSSNSSSGPKAGGTDKSTTVAAAAAPASVADDAPPPERRNKSGIISEPLNKSLRRSRPLSHYSSFGSSGGSGSMLGGESADKAAAAAAAALLANGHDLAAAMAVDKSNPTSKHKSGAVASLLSKAERATELAAEGQLTLQQFAQSTEMLKRVVQEHLPLMSEAGAGLPDMEAVAGAEALNGQSDFPYLGAFPINPGLFIMTPAGVFLAESALHMAGLAEYPMQGELASAISSGKKKRKRCGMCAPCRRRINCEQCSSCRNRKTGHQICKFRKCEELKKKPSAALEKVMLPTGAAFRWFQ
- the Cxxc5 gene encoding CXXC-type zinc finger protein 5 isoform X2 → MSSLGGGSQDTGGGGGGGGGGSSSSSSSSSSNSSSGPKAGGTDKSTTVAAAAAPASVADDAPPPERRNKSGIISEPLNKSLRRSRPLSHYSSFGSSGGSGSMLGGESADKAAAAAAAALLANGHDLAAAMAVDKSNPTSKHKSGAVASLLSKAERATELAAEGQLTLQQFAQSTEMLKRVVQEHLPLMSEAGAGLPDMEAVAGAEALNGQSDFPYLGAFPINPGLFIMTPAGVFLAESALHMAGLAEYPMQGELASAISSGKKKRKRCGMCAPCRRRINCEQCSSCRNRKTGHQICKFRKCEELKKKPSAALEVTAP